The Pseudanabaena sp. PCC 6802 genomic interval TTCCTGCCTGAGTCCGCAGCACGTAAAGCGATCCTGACTCCACCAGCTCGGCAGTTGTCCCCTGCACCAGAGCGATGACGGGATTGGGTTGGGCAAATTTGGCGAGATACTGTGGTGTAATCGTTGGTGCCAGAGCGATCGCCACATCTACATGCGGCATTTTCTGGCGTAATAAATCGCAGATCGCCAGACATAAAGGTACGCCTTGACTGAGTTTCATAGACTTAGATCCAGGCATAAATACAATCGATCGCCTTGATTTAGGTTCATTATTCCGATCGTCGGCAACCTCAGAGCGATCGACCATCAAGTCCCCCACAATCTCGCTCTTGTGGCGAAATCTGGCGGGAATGCGGTTGTGTACGCTCTCGTTGCGGACGGCAAAACGATCGATCCAACTCGCCCAGCGCGCTTCCCATTCCGCATAAACAATCGTGCTGTAGCCCAGGCGCTTACCGATCGCGACCGGAAAGATCTGATCGCCACCCAAAAAAATTACGACCCCCCGCTCGTGCCAATCCCAATTAGGCTCAGGTGTTTTACCCCATAGTAAGAATTGCCAAAAGCGATCGGGAGCTAGCACTCGATCTACGCCGGGATATTTGCTGGCGATCGCGGCCTCCTGGCCGCTGGCATTGGTACAGGGCGACAAAACAACGGAGATACGTATATTTAAGCTATTTAAACTGTCATTTACTCTCCTCGCCAACTCGCGCAAAACAGGATATACCCATGTTGTTAGCTCGCCTGGGGCATTGGAAAGAATGACAAGATCGGCGAAGTTATCCATAAAACCAGTCTAGATCTAAACTTTGCGTACCTAATTCAGGGTAAAGTAATAGCAAGCAATTGCCCTTTTCTTAACGCTAAGAAACAAGCATGTGGTTTTGAGCCAATTATTCGACAAACCGAAACCAATTATCGGTGTAGTTCACCTGCTACCGCTACCAACTTCACCACGTTGGGCGGGTAGTTTTAAAGAGGTGATCGACCGCGCTGAGCAAGAAGCAACTGCCCTAGCGGCTGGTGGCGTGCAAGGCATTTTAATTGAAAATTTCTTTGATGCTCCCTTCACTAAGGGTAGTGTCGATCCTGCCATTGTCAGCGTCATGAGCCTGGTCGTGCAGCGCGTAATTCAAATGGTAGATCTGCCCGTTGGCATCAATGTCTTGCGTAATGACGGGCGTAGTGCCATGGCGATCGCCGCCTGCGTTGGAGCGCAGTTTATTCGCGTTAATGTTTTAACCGGCGTGATGGCAACGGATCAGGGCATCATCGAAGGCGATGCCTATAATTTATTGCGCTATCGCCGCGAGTTGGGTTGCGATGTCAAAATTTTTGCAGATGTCCTCGTAAAACATGCCCAGCCTTTATCTCAGCCTAATTTAACCCTGGCAATCCAGGATACAATTCATCGCGGTCTGGCGGATGCGATCGTACTATCCGGCTGGTCTACGGGCGATCCCCCACAGTCAGAGGCACTCCGAGAAGCGATCGCTGCCTGTGGCGGCACGCCTATGCTGATCGGCTCCGGTGCCAATTGGGAGAATATTTCGCAACTGATTGAATATGCTGACGGTGTAATTGTCTCTAGCTCGCTCAAGCGGCATGGTAAGTTGCAGCTACCGATCGATCCAATTCGAGTAAGTCGTTTTGTGGAGTCGATGCGTTTAGCATTGGATGGCTCGGATAATGCCACAAAAGCTAATGCTAAACTAGGCGAAAAATTAAGTCATACTTCTTTGCCAGTTGGGTAAATTAGGTATTAATATTCACCCAGATTGGAACTAGCACTTTACATCTGCAAACCCTATGCGACAACTGAGACAACGCTCTGAGCCATGGATTTTCCGTTGGGCAAGGCCGCTAATCGTAGCGATCGCTCTCTTTGGTGCAGCGCTCACCACCTACCTCACAATTACCCACTTTGCTGGTAGTGGTCCCGCTCTTTGTACTACTCAAGGGGAGGGTTGTGACTTAGTTCTAAATAGTGAATATGCCAAGGTATTTGGTATACCACTGACGATTTTTGGTGCTTTGGGCTATCTGACTTTAGGCGGTTTAGCCGCTGCCCCTTTCCTGCTAGCTAAAAAAGATGATGTTAAAGCCAGGGACAAGCTAAAGAAACAGACAGCTTTTCTGCTGTTCCTGGTGTCAACTGCCACCTTTGTTTTTAGCGGTTACTTGATGTATCTGCTCGCTTTTGTCATCAAAGATGCCAACGGTCAAGCTGCTTTCTGCGTTTATTGCGTGACCTCTGCGGTCAACATGACAGCAATCTGGCTGCTTAACCTATTCGGTCACGACTGGGAAGACAGCGGTCAGTTATTTTTCACGGGTTTGATTGTGGGCGTGCTGGTC includes:
- a CDS encoding vitamin K epoxide reductase family protein; translated protein: MRQLRQRSEPWIFRWARPLIVAIALFGAALTTYLTITHFAGSGPALCTTQGEGCDLVLNSEYAKVFGIPLTIFGALGYLTLGGLAAAPFLLAKKDDVKARDKLKKQTAFLLFLVSTATFVFSGYLMYLLAFVIKDANGQAAFCVYCVTSAVNMTAIWLLNLFGHDWEDSGQLFFTGLIVGVLVIVGAAGLYSFQSKLAAQNQTFAGRLVQHFRSTNTKMYGAFWCPHCRDQKVLFGDAAKQIPYVECDPRGENPQPKLCQDKQIKSFPTWEFNNQLYEGQKTLDQLADLTGYKGARN
- the btpA gene encoding photosystem I biogenesis protein BtpA, with translation MVLSQLFDKPKPIIGVVHLLPLPTSPRWAGSFKEVIDRAEQEATALAAGGVQGILIENFFDAPFTKGSVDPAIVSVMSLVVQRVIQMVDLPVGINVLRNDGRSAMAIAACVGAQFIRVNVLTGVMATDQGIIEGDAYNLLRYRRELGCDVKIFADVLVKHAQPLSQPNLTLAIQDTIHRGLADAIVLSGWSTGDPPQSEALREAIAACGGTPMLIGSGANWENISQLIEYADGVIVSSSLKRHGKLQLPIDPIRVSRFVESMRLALDGSDNATKANAKLGEKLSHTSLPVG